Proteins from one Cloacibacillus sp. genomic window:
- a CDS encoding (2Fe-2S)-binding protein: MLIKFELNGKRYEMEADPAARLLDFLRDEMGLTGAKEGCGEGECGTCTVIVDKRAVHSCLMLTGQIDGRSLLTVEGLAESDGSLSPLQKAFIKHGAIQCGYCTPGMLMSAAALLYENPDPTEEDIRTAIAGNLCRCGDYSAISRAVKEAAAVLRSAKEEACPNE; encoded by the coding sequence ATGTTGATAAAATTTGAGTTAAACGGCAAAAGATACGAGATGGAGGCCGACCCGGCGGCGAGGCTGCTGGATTTCCTGCGCGACGAGATGGGACTTACCGGCGCTAAAGAGGGCTGCGGCGAGGGCGAATGCGGCACATGCACCGTCATCGTGGACAAGAGGGCCGTCCACTCCTGCCTGATGCTCACCGGACAGATAGACGGCAGGTCGCTGCTTACGGTGGAGGGGCTCGCAGAGAGCGACGGCAGCCTTTCACCGCTGCAGAAGGCCTTTATCAAACACGGCGCGATACAGTGCGGCTACTGCACGCCCGGCATGTTGATGTCCGCCGCTGCCCTGCTCTATGAAAATCCCGACCCTACGGAAGAAGATATACGGACCGCCATCGCGGGCAACCTCTGCCGCTGCGGCGACTACAGCGCGATCTCGCGCGCCGTCAAAGAGGCGGCCGCGGTGCTTCGGAGCGCTAAGGAGGAGGCGTGCCCCAATGAATAA